From a single Couchioplanes caeruleus genomic region:
- a CDS encoding S8 family serine peptidase, with the protein MRPRRLPALLLGLITATAGAVVAAGPAAQAGPATVRTGPAPAAPAGTTSITLITGDRVTLTRDGSAAVRPGPGRAGMRFLTERTARGRRIVPVDAVPLLRAGRVDERLFDVTALAAAGYTDERAPEVPLLVAYPGNQARQARTATSVPGTRVTRDLKVVGTLAVRADRQGRAGLWQALTRGTGTARSLAPGIDRLWLDGKRKVTLDHSVPQIGAPAAWQKGLDGTGVKVAVLDTGVDATHPDLAGQIAEAKNFTEAADTDDMVGHGTHVASTIAGTGAASGGRYRGVAPGAKLVIGKVCDTEFCDDSAILAGMAWAATRAPIVNMSLSGPDLEGTDPLEAAVGDLTARYGTLFVVAAGNDGEFAPVGSPATADAALAVGAVDREDQLADFSSRGPRTGDNAIKPDITAPGVEIVAARAAHDVIGGPAPVDGYSSLSGTSMATPHVAGAAAILAQQHPGWTPQQRKTVLMGAAKPTEGVDVFGQGAGRVDVARAITQSVAVAEGSVSFTGGRWPHGDDQPEARTVTYRNDGDAPVTLTLALSASADVFTPARNSLTVPAHGTATTTLTADTGADVPDGYYTGYLTATGAGGLKVETPVAVFREPESYDVRFEGIDRDGTPSESLYAVAFDLKTGDDYPITGPATTKRLPKGEYGLYAFLGEEESVLLVQPRLVIDGDRTVRLDARAGKPIHITVPRRGSRPTLVAPSADWNTGDLGYSAGLFGVDMAGLYTAQIGGQAPYEHFTGSVVASFADPGAGGTFRNSRHVYDLGWYSDGVMYTGFRRAVRDRDLATIRATYATEATGADGAKANSARHGDTSYWSVFIPFDLPFQRTEQVNTDGGAQWSGEFIQQAPPAGEDDWPVDLSGATTPPAPLRAGRTYHQQWNRAVFAPTVAAAQDPWDYVTRAGDVITVVLPAYGEGSGHPGGSTLESARLALYRDGKLIEEVADPAAQFDVPAATGDYRLELSATRGAPHTLSTEVSGVWTFRSGHVAGETPQRLAVSTLRFHPALDEHNAAPARRPQLVPITVDQQVRSAVRRVTVQMSADDGRTWKPVPVVGAGAHRAALVRNPAGGYVSLRATATTDRGTVTQTVIRAYAIR; encoded by the coding sequence GCACCGCGCGGGGCCGGCGCATCGTCCCCGTCGACGCCGTGCCGCTGCTGCGCGCCGGACGGGTGGACGAGCGACTGTTCGACGTCACCGCGCTCGCCGCGGCCGGATACACCGACGAGCGCGCCCCGGAGGTGCCGCTGCTGGTCGCGTACCCGGGGAACCAGGCCCGGCAGGCCCGGACCGCGACCTCCGTGCCGGGCACGCGCGTGACGCGCGACCTGAAGGTCGTCGGCACGCTCGCGGTCCGTGCGGACCGGCAGGGCCGGGCCGGGCTCTGGCAGGCGCTGACCCGGGGTACGGGCACCGCACGCTCGCTGGCCCCGGGCATCGACCGGCTCTGGCTCGACGGCAAGCGCAAGGTCACCCTGGACCACAGCGTGCCGCAGATCGGCGCCCCCGCCGCCTGGCAGAAGGGCCTCGACGGCACCGGGGTCAAGGTGGCCGTCCTCGACACCGGCGTCGACGCCACCCACCCGGACCTCGCCGGTCAGATCGCCGAGGCGAAGAACTTCACCGAGGCCGCCGACACCGACGACATGGTGGGGCACGGCACGCACGTCGCCTCGACCATCGCCGGCACGGGCGCGGCCTCCGGCGGGCGGTACCGCGGCGTCGCACCCGGCGCGAAGCTCGTCATCGGCAAGGTGTGCGACACGGAGTTCTGCGACGACTCCGCCATCCTCGCCGGCATGGCGTGGGCCGCCACCCGCGCGCCGATCGTCAACATGAGCCTCAGCGGCCCGGACCTCGAGGGCACCGACCCGCTCGAGGCCGCGGTCGGGGACCTCACCGCCCGGTACGGCACGCTGTTCGTCGTCGCGGCCGGCAACGACGGAGAGTTCGCCCCGGTCGGCTCCCCGGCCACCGCCGACGCGGCCCTGGCCGTCGGCGCCGTGGACCGCGAGGACCAGCTGGCCGACTTCTCCAGCCGCGGCCCGCGGACCGGCGACAACGCGATCAAGCCCGACATCACCGCGCCCGGCGTCGAGATCGTCGCGGCCCGGGCGGCGCACGACGTGATCGGCGGCCCCGCCCCGGTCGACGGCTACTCCAGCCTGTCCGGCACCTCGATGGCCACCCCGCACGTCGCGGGCGCCGCGGCGATCCTGGCCCAGCAGCACCCCGGCTGGACGCCGCAGCAGCGCAAGACCGTCCTGATGGGAGCGGCCAAGCCCACCGAGGGCGTCGACGTCTTCGGGCAGGGCGCCGGCCGGGTCGACGTGGCCCGGGCGATCACCCAGTCCGTCGCCGTCGCCGAGGGCTCGGTGAGCTTCACCGGCGGGCGCTGGCCGCACGGCGACGACCAGCCCGAGGCCCGCACCGTCACGTACCGCAATGACGGTGACGCGCCGGTCACGCTCACCCTGGCCCTCTCGGCCTCCGCCGACGTCTTCACGCCGGCCCGCAACAGCCTCACCGTGCCCGCCCACGGCACCGCCACCACGACCCTGACCGCCGACACCGGCGCCGACGTGCCCGACGGCTACTACACCGGCTACCTCACGGCCACCGGTGCGGGCGGGCTCAAGGTCGAGACCCCGGTCGCGGTGTTCCGCGAGCCGGAGAGCTACGACGTCCGCTTCGAGGGCATCGACCGCGACGGCACGCCGTCCGAGTCGCTCTACGCCGTCGCGTTCGACCTCAAGACCGGCGACGACTACCCGATCACCGGCCCGGCCACGACGAAGCGCCTGCCCAAGGGCGAGTACGGGCTGTACGCGTTCCTCGGCGAGGAGGAATCGGTGCTGCTCGTCCAGCCGCGCCTCGTCATCGACGGCGACCGGACCGTCCGCCTCGACGCCCGCGCCGGCAAGCCCATCCACATCACCGTGCCCCGGCGCGGGTCCCGGCCCACGCTCGTCGCGCCCAGCGCCGACTGGAACACCGGGGACCTCGGGTACAGCGCCGGGCTGTTCGGGGTCGACATGGCCGGCCTCTACACCGCGCAGATCGGCGGGCAGGCGCCGTACGAGCACTTCACCGGCTCGGTCGTCGCGTCGTTCGCCGACCCCGGCGCCGGCGGGACGTTCCGCAACAGCCGGCACGTGTACGACCTCGGCTGGTACTCCGACGGCGTGATGTACACCGGCTTCCGCAGGGCCGTCCGCGACCGTGACCTCGCCACCATCAGGGCCACGTACGCCACCGAGGCCACGGGGGCGGACGGCGCCAAGGCGAACTCGGCCCGGCACGGCGACACGTCGTACTGGTCCGTGTTCATCCCGTTCGACCTGCCGTTCCAGCGCACCGAACAGGTCAACACCGACGGCGGCGCCCAGTGGTCCGGCGAGTTCATCCAGCAGGCGCCGCCGGCCGGGGAGGACGACTGGCCGGTCGACCTCAGCGGCGCGACCACGCCGCCGGCGCCCCTGCGCGCCGGGCGCACGTACCACCAGCAGTGGAACCGGGCCGTGTTCGCGCCCACGGTCGCCGCCGCCCAGGACCCGTGGGACTACGTCACCCGCGCCGGCGACGTGATCACGGTGGTGCTGCCGGCGTACGGCGAGGGCAGCGGGCATCCCGGGGGCAGCACGCTGGAATCGGCGCGGCTGGCGCTCTACCGCGACGGCAAGCTGATCGAGGAGGTCGCGGATCCGGCCGCCCAGTTCGACGTGCCGGCTGCCACGGGTGACTACCGGCTGGAGCTGTCCGCCACCCGCGGCGCGCCGCACACGCTGTCCACCGAGGTGAGCGGCGTGTGGACCTTCCGCTCCGGGCACGTCGCCGGGGAGACCCCCCAGCGGCTCGCCGTCTCCACGCTCCGCTTCCACCCGGCGCTGGACGAGCACAACGCCGCCCCGGCGCGGCGGCCGCAGCTCGTGCCGATCACCGTCGACCAGCAGGTCAGGTCCGCGGTCCGGCGGGTCACGGTGCAGATGTCCGCCGACGACGGGCGCACCTGGAAGCCCGTGCCGGTGGTCGGCGCCGGGGCGCACCGCGCGGCGCTGGTCCGCAACCCGGCCGGCGGGTACGTCTCGCTGCGCGCCACGGCCACCACGGACCGTGGCACGGTCACCCAGACGGTGATCCGGGCGTACGCGATCCGCTGA